In Actinomycetota bacterium, the genomic stretch GTGGCAAGCGCGCTGCCTGGCGCGAGAAGGATAGCCGGTGGCGCCAATCGTTTTGAGACTACAACACAGCTGGCAAGGTACCTCGTGGCCAACGAGAGGTTCAATATGGGGAGCGTCTATGTCGCCTCTGGCGATACATTTGTTGATGCGCTAGCTTTCGGCCCACTGACGGGGCATAATCGCAATCCGCTTTTGTTTGTGCGCTCCTGGCAGCTTCCGACAGAAACCCGCACCGAGCTTGCCGCTCGAGCCACCGGTATCAATCGAGTTTTCATCGCCGGTGGTGAAGGAGCGCTCTCCGGATGGGTTCAGGGGCAGATCGAGTGGGTTTTGGAGTAGGAGACCTTTAAGAGCACAGGTTTTCTCGCCGATACACCAGTATCGATAGATGTAACGCCGAAGCGTCATGGCGAAAGCAAAGAAGAACTGAGGTATCTGGTATGGATCGGTTTTCAATCCGCTCTTTGATTCTTGTCGCCTTCATTTCTTTTGTTTTCGCGATTACCGCAACGAGCGCGCATGCCGCTTATTCTCCCCCTGCTGACTACCAAGTTGGCGTAATCTACTCTCAGTCCAGTCAAGACTGGGTTAATCGGTACAATCGAGGATACGGGATACTCGAGAAGCAACTTCGGGTCATGGGGTATTTGCAAGGGCGTGGCTGGGATGTCGAGTGGGTGTACGACAAAGACCTGGAGAATCCCGCCAAGCTCGCGCAGTATGACGTTATTGTTGCTACCTATGTGTTTGCAATGTCGCCTCAAGCCGCCAGAACCGTTACGCAATATGTCGCTGACGGAGGAGGATTCGTTGTGTTGTTCGCCTCTCCGAGAGTGGCGCCGGGGGTAGGCGGTTCTGAGAGGGACGATCACTGGGTCTACATAATGAATCACCAGGGCTGGGAGTGGGGGCCGCCGTCCGAGGCTTATCAAACATATTTCATCGATGACGTCGGGGCTTTTCGGTTTGTCAATCGCCCGGCGGCCGCAGATGACCCTGTGGTTACAGGTGCCGCGTCAATATTGCGTGCTCGTGGGTTGAGTAGTCTGGACATGAGTTTGTTTCGAAATCAGGCACCCGGAGCGTGGATAGAGTATGTCAGACTGCTTCAAAACAATAACAATGCCGTGCAATTCATGAATCTCACCCAGCTGACCAGCCCGAACCTTTCAACGAACTATTCGATCGTCAATGGCGCAGGCGGGGTCAGGACAACCTACCTGAAAGGCCGCACGGTATATTTCTATCATTCGATAGCTGATTATCTGCTCAACCAGGATGATAGTGGGCATCAAACCGTCTCCACGGGAGTCAGGCAATTGGAGATAGCGGGAGCATGGGTCGAATCTGCGATACTTTGGGCCGGAGGTAGCGGAGGAAGACCGGGAGTCCTGGTTCGTGATGGGCGTACGTATGCAAGCATAAACGTTTATCAAGACGGAATATACGCGCATCAATTCATCCACAACCCTGGCAATGTGTGTGTTACGGGGACGATGCGCTTTAGAGTATTCGATCCTTCCGGTCGCCTTGTCAGTTCCTCCACTAGATACAAGATAGGCGTGGAGCCTGGCGCCAAGCAGCGATACGCGCATTCATATGTCACACGGAGACTGGCTGCCGGGACTTACAGGGTCGAAGTGGAATATGTCACTACCTACCCTGACTACCAGAGACGCTATGTGGAACACGCTTTCGTGCAGCGAGGTCAAGGCAAGGGCATCAGGACATCGTTGAGTCCCCTGACATCAGGGCAGGTAGTGCTCGATCCGCGAGTGCAACGTCATGCAGGCAGTGATCGCTTTGCCACATCGCTTGCGATCGCCAAAGCGGCCGGCGGATATCCGCGCCCAGGTGGTTATGTCGTAGTAGCCGGCGGCGACGGTGCTGACGCGCTTGTAGCTTCAGGTATAGCCGGAGCCCACGATGCACCATTGATACTCACGAGAAGGGATTCCATACCCGCCGCGACAGAGGCGTGGCTTAGAAACGCCGCTAATGGTTTTGACAAGGCTGTCATAGTCGGAGGGCGATCCGTGGTCTCCTCGGCGGTGGAAGATCGGCTTAAGGCGATTTTCGGTAACGCAGACGTGACCCGGTTGGCGGGGGACGACCGATTCGAGACTTCGGCAAAGGTTGCCTCCGAGATAAAAAGGGTGCTTGGCCCCTCATACGATGGTGGAATTATCGTCACCAATGGCTCGGCGCTGGCTGACGCGGCGGCTGGAAGCGCTATCGCATATGGCCGGCGGTGGCCGATCCTCTATGTGCAAAGCAACCAGGTTCCGCCTATGGTGGCCGATACGATCAGCGCAATCACAGGCGGTGCCCCTAAGCCGGCTGTGTGGGTGGCCGGAGGTACGTCTGTGGTGGCGCCGGA encodes the following:
- a CDS encoding cell wall-binding repeat-containing protein, which codes for MDRFSIRSLILVAFISFVFAITATSAHAAYSPPADYQVGVIYSQSSQDWVNRYNRGYGILEKQLRVMGYLQGRGWDVEWVYDKDLENPAKLAQYDVIVATYVFAMSPQAARTVTQYVADGGGFVVLFASPRVAPGVGGSERDDHWVYIMNHQGWEWGPPSEAYQTYFIDDVGAFRFVNRPAAADDPVVTGAASILRARGLSSLDMSLFRNQAPGAWIEYVRLLQNNNNAVQFMNLTQLTSPNLSTNYSIVNGAGGVRTTYLKGRTVYFYHSIADYLLNQDDSGHQTVSTGVRQLEIAGAWVESAILWAGGSGGRPGVLVRDGRTYASINVYQDGIYAHQFIHNPGNVCVTGTMRFRVFDPSGRLVSSSTRYKIGVEPGAKQRYAHSYVTRRLAAGTYRVEVEYVTTYPDYQRRYVEHAFVQRGQGKGIRTSLSPLTSGQVVLDPRVQRHAGSDRFATSLAIAKAAGGYPRPGGYVVVAGGDGADALVASGIAGAHDAPLILTRRDSIPAATEAWLRNAANGFDKAVIVGGRSVVSSAVEDRLKAIFGNADVTRLAGDDRFETSAKVASEIKRVLGPSYDGGIIVTNGSALADAAAGSAIAYGRRWPILYVQSNQVPPMVADTISAITGGAPKPAVWVAGGTSVVAPEVETFLRDNLGLPVTRAAGSNRFETSIRLADLAASTGAAWQRVGIASGINLADALCLGSYVGRFDGLLFLTNGRALNVATSNRIKENNKSIEKVAIGGGSAVVAHDVSGQASGLLP